A genomic stretch from Podospora pseudoanserina strain CBS 124.78 chromosome 3, whole genome shotgun sequence includes:
- a CDS encoding hypothetical protein (EggNog:ENOG503P4GU), with amino-acid sequence MSQQPCLLERLPLHIAQYLANFLHQDSIRPFSLASKFCCQAAAPRRFTSIKLTARERDKFDRDVEELRATLAVDNHSHHVRRITLRGFLLLGTDHLGPNGVDGRFLANGGWNESPDNEGDSETEDVYDSSYFRPNLPKYDSQRKQELNEAWQPFADLIGQLSGLRDLIYACTHQIPRCILEALHQRHPRSRLHMHTFSLRSLYLSASNVQAIDTDEYALLTSPCLYSIDMKYEPYSDEAEKSFNTEALHWLIVNSPSLRKFKLDYRYDTMAVRHGAYQPESSWEDFLEQAGAGKSADGKISKKPEKHPLESLTLHSSGFIYELLNHIAAWKPLRSFTELRHLELSPCLSLDVISLMSMAAEGEIPSLRSLSVDWEDMHNNLGQLLSVLPHLDTLKLSGNLDETTFQGIHDGPRLALRKLQIYPFAPLDHSKVRQLIQWCPNLEDVRLRLAREAGPHETAIYRLLGRLPRLRRVVLQFVCPEPQYPPPISAIMDLSWDKFRDVRKALVEIAVDETLARAIFRKIAARKCPLERLKIKCLPIQDSARALRSYHAVSSSYDASWEDIVEVVGGRTWICTRQDVESPEVEVREVTKETGSRDKALECLKKTDDQEVKELWKQVWPPREGGSDKWWENWWSYPLSDILDDNGEDVVGGAGPDI; translated from the coding sequence ATGTCTCAGCAACCCTGCCTTCTGGAGAGGCTCCCTTTACACATCGCCCAGTACCTCGCCAACTTCCTTCATCAAGACAGCATCCGCCCTTTTTCCTTGGCCAGCAAGTTCTGCTGTCAAGCAGCGGCACCACGCCGCTTCACCAGCATTAAGCTCACCGCGCGCGAGAGGGACAAGTTCGATCGTGATGTGGAAGAACTGAGAGCAACTCTCGCCGTCGACAATCACTCCCATCACGTCCGTCGAATCACGCTGAGGGGTTTTCTCCTCTTGGGAACTGATCATCTTGGCCCAAACGGTGTCGACGGAAGATTCCTCGCCAACGGTGGTTGGAACGAGTCGCCCGACAATGAAGGGGACAGTGAAACGGAGGACGTTTATGACTCGAGCTATTTCAGGCCTAATCTGCCCAAATACGACTCACAGCGCAAACAAGAGCTGAACGAGGCATGGCAACCCTTCGCCGACCTCATAGGCCAGCTATCTGGCCTGAGAGATCTTATCTACGCCTGCACCCACCAAATACCACGATGTATACTCGAGGCATTGCACCAACGCCATCCCCGGAGTCGCCTGCATATGCATACCTTCAGTCTGCGGAGTCTTTACTTGTCCGCAAGTAACGTTCAAGCTATAGACACCGATGAGTATGCTTTGCTTACATCTCCCTGTCTCTACAGCATCGACATGAAGTACGAGCCATATAGCGACGAAGCAGAGAAAAGCTTCAATACAGAGGCCCTCCACTGGTTGATAGTGAACTCGCCTTCTCTGAGGAAGTTCAAGCTTGACTACAGGTACGATACTATGGCGGTGCGGCACGGGGCTTATCAGCCAGAATCCTCTTGGGAGGACTTTCTAGAGCAAGCCGGTGCTGGCAAATCTGCCGACGGCAAGATTTCGAAGAAACCCGAAAAGCACCCATTGGAGTCGCTCACATTGCACTCATCCGGCTTTATTTACGAACTGCTCAATCATATTGCAGCCTGGAAACCTCTTCGATCCTTCACAGAACTGCGTCACCTCGAACTATCGCCATGCCTCTCTTTGGACGTCATATCCTTGATGTCGATGGCAGCAGAGGGCGAGATCCCTTCCCTCAGGAGCCTATCAGTCGACTGGGAAGACATGCACAACAACCTCGGCCAGTTGCTTTCAGTTCTACCTCATctcgacaccctcaagcTGAGCGGCAATCTCGATGAGACGACCTTTCAAGGGATCCACGATGGCCCACGCCTGGCCTTGCGCAAACTTCAGATTTACCCTTTTGCGCCCCTGGATCATTCCAAGGTGCGACAGCTGATTCAGTGGTGTCCAAACCTGGAAGACGTCCGCTTACGTCTAGCGCGTGAGGCGGGACCGCATGAAACTGCCATCTACCGACTTCTTGGGCGGTTGCCACGGCTCCGACGGGTTGTGCTGCAGTTTGTCTGTCCAGAACCGCAataccctcctcccatcagTGCGATCATGGATCTGTCATGGGACAAGTTTCGAGACGTTCGGAAGGCTTTAGTCGAGATTGCCGTCGATGAAACTTTGGCTCGTGCCATCTTTCGAAAGATTGCAGCAAGAAAGTGCCCATTGGAACGGCTCAAAATCAAATGCCTCCCGATCCAAGATTCCGCCAGGGCCCTCAGATCTTACCACGCCGTGTCATCATCCTACGACGCCAGTTGGGAAGATATCGTGGAGGTTGTCGGTGGTCGTACATGGATCTGCACAAGACAGGATGTAGAATCacccgaggtggaggtgcgTGAGGTTACCAAGGAGACTGGCAGCAGGGATAAGGCATTGGAATGTCTTAAGAAGACGGATGATCAAGAAGTCAAGGAGCTTTGGAAACAGGTATGGCCTCCACGTGAGGGGGGAAGTGATAAGTGGTGGGAGAATTGGTGGAGTTATCCTCTGTCTGACATTCTCGACGACAATGGCGAAGATGTGGTCGGGGGTGCGGGGCCTGACATTTAG